One Chryseobacterium indoltheticum DNA segment encodes these proteins:
- the rfbC gene encoding dTDP-4-dehydrorhamnose 3,5-epimerase — translation MKIKQTPLKDCYIIEPTIFEDDRGYFYEKFNEQKFEELTGMNGHFVQDNISKSSYGVLRGLHLQKGDKAQAKLVSCLEGKVLDVAVDLREDSPTFGQWFSLELTGENKLQLYVPRGFGHGFSVLSETAIFSYKCDNFYDKQSEGGVLWNDTDLNIDWQLPLADIILSDKDQVLPTFALKNF, via the coding sequence ATGAAAATAAAACAAACGCCGCTAAAAGACTGTTACATTATAGAACCAACTATTTTCGAAGATGACAGAGGCTACTTTTACGAAAAATTTAATGAACAAAAATTTGAAGAATTGACTGGTATGAACGGTCATTTTGTTCAGGATAATATTTCTAAATCTTCATATGGAGTTTTAAGAGGTCTGCATTTACAAAAAGGGGATAAAGCACAGGCAAAATTAGTTTCTTGTTTAGAAGGTAAAGTTCTTGATGTTGCAGTAGATTTAAGAGAGGATTCTCCTACTTTTGGTCAATGGTTTTCTCTTGAATTGACAGGCGAAAATAAATTACAACTTTATGTTCCCAGAGGTTTTGGTCATGGATTTTCTGTGCTTAGCGAAACAGCCATATTTTCTTATAAGTGTGATAATTTTTACGATAAACAATCAGAAGGGGGAGTTCTTTGGAATGATACCGACCTTAATATCGATTGGCAACTTCCCTTAGCAGATATTATTTTATCAGATAAAGATCAAGTTTTACCGACGTTTGCATTGAAAAATTTTTAA